A genome region from Actinomycetota bacterium includes the following:
- a CDS encoding tetratricopeptide repeat protein, giving the protein MAGSTVTAGTTTFLMTDIQGSTPMWERNPDRMSEALTRHDEIMEHAVSSHEGRVLRPRGEGDSIFAVFTGAPGAVAAALDAQRALSVEPWPEDCVIRVRMAVHTGEVEDRYGDFYGPVVNRCARLRAIAHGGQVVVSETSRQLAAGSLPPLTDFRDLGSHKLVGLSEPETVHQLCHPDLDEDFPPLASLNSYVNNLPLQLTTFVGREAEVTEVKRSLGSTRLLTLAGAGGLGKTRLALEVAGRVLARYAGGVWLAELAPATSADMVVRAVASAVGAAEQPGRSPMQALVDHVGTQPMLIVLDNCEHVVGAAAELAGTLLRSCPALTILATSREPLRVSGEQVWRVPPLSLPDKETLPTEFMSCEATRLFVDRAQLVCPSFEPASDRLSAVTRIVRQLDGMPLAIELAAAWVGILPVEEIERRLVDRFALLSRGSRTAEPRQQTLRAAIDWSHELLEPPERELLAGLSVFAGGFTLDAAEEVFGAGVLEDLTSLVDKSLVGIEERDGTNRYVLLESVREYAVGKLAERGAEVRLRHLEWCLTLVERASAELDGDEAALWLNRLEAEHDNIRQALRCSMESGRSESGLLLALGASTFWRIRGHWSESRQWIEQLLHLADPPAGVRGRALDVLGGLLLNTGDFDAAWERLHEAVSVRREAGDLLGAASSLSHLGDVAHTQGRFADARRSYEESLDLVRSAGNHEGLISALSRLGTMALAEENFTLARSLFTEALELQRESGNRQPMLATLHNLAMAANAQGDLATAESLFLECLEEARRLGNRRVVAASLTGLGGIRELQERYDESIQLHEQALEIERELGDRVGVAACIYALGEVTRQKGDLPAARGLLEESLQLWQELGAKQGIVAQLQALGEVERADGNHVRAQSLLSDGLEMSREIGYRSGIATCLEGLAAIAASTDPQAAVTMASEAAAVREAIGTKPPKDHELLVSQLKESLGSAFEAAWARAREEPGGAEREPSKPASTHIGG; this is encoded by the coding sequence ATGGCCGGGTCGACCGTGACTGCAGGGACCACGACGTTCCTGATGACGGACATCCAGGGGTCCACTCCCATGTGGGAGCGCAACCCGGACAGGATGTCCGAGGCGCTGACCCGCCACGACGAGATCATGGAGCACGCCGTGTCCTCGCACGAAGGGCGCGTGCTGCGTCCCCGCGGCGAGGGGGACAGCATCTTCGCCGTGTTCACCGGCGCACCCGGCGCGGTCGCCGCGGCCCTTGACGCGCAACGCGCGCTGAGCGTGGAGCCCTGGCCCGAGGACTGCGTCATCCGCGTACGGATGGCCGTCCACACCGGCGAGGTTGAAGACAGGTACGGCGACTTCTACGGTCCGGTCGTGAACCGGTGTGCGCGCCTGCGGGCGATAGCGCACGGGGGCCAGGTTGTGGTGTCGGAGACGTCCCGGCAACTGGCGGCCGGGTCGCTTCCTCCGCTCACGGACTTCAGGGACCTCGGCTCCCACAAGCTCGTGGGGCTGTCCGAGCCGGAGACCGTCCACCAGCTCTGCCACCCGGACCTCGACGAAGACTTCCCACCCCTGGCTTCCCTCAACTCCTACGTGAACAACCTTCCCCTCCAGCTGACGACGTTTGTCGGCCGGGAGGCGGAGGTGACGGAGGTGAAGCGCAGCCTGGGATCGACCCGCCTGCTGACGCTGGCGGGGGCCGGGGGCCTGGGTAAGACGAGGCTCGCCCTGGAGGTGGCCGGGCGAGTGCTGGCCCGGTACGCCGGCGGCGTCTGGCTCGCGGAGCTGGCCCCGGCGACATCTGCGGACATGGTCGTGAGGGCGGTCGCGTCGGCGGTAGGGGCCGCGGAGCAGCCGGGCCGGTCGCCGATGCAGGCACTGGTGGATCACGTCGGGACGCAACCGATGCTGATCGTGCTGGACAACTGCGAGCACGTCGTGGGGGCAGCAGCCGAGCTGGCCGGGACGCTTCTTCGTTCGTGTCCGGCGCTCACCATCCTCGCCACCAGCAGGGAGCCGCTACGCGTGTCCGGCGAGCAGGTGTGGCGGGTGCCGCCACTTTCGCTTCCGGACAAAGAGACGCTCCCCACCGAATTCATGTCCTGCGAGGCGACACGGCTTTTCGTGGACAGGGCGCAGCTCGTCTGCCCCTCGTTCGAGCCGGCGTCGGACAGGCTGTCCGCCGTAACTCGGATAGTGCGCCAACTCGACGGGATGCCGCTGGCGATCGAACTGGCGGCGGCGTGGGTGGGGATTCTGCCCGTAGAGGAGATCGAGCGCCGGCTCGTTGACCGCTTTGCCCTCCTGTCGCGCGGGAGCCGGACCGCCGAGCCCCGGCAGCAGACCCTGCGGGCGGCGATCGACTGGAGTCACGAGCTGCTCGAGCCGCCGGAGCGCGAGCTGCTGGCGGGACTGTCCGTGTTCGCCGGGGGGTTCACGCTCGACGCGGCCGAGGAGGTGTTCGGTGCCGGCGTGCTCGAGGACCTGACCTCGCTCGTGGACAAGTCGCTGGTGGGCATCGAGGAGCGGGACGGCACGAACCGCTACGTGCTGCTGGAGAGCGTGCGTGAGTACGCGGTGGGCAAGCTGGCCGAGCGCGGGGCGGAGGTTCGGCTCCGGCATCTGGAGTGGTGCCTGACCCTGGTCGAGCGGGCCTCCGCCGAGCTTGATGGCGACGAGGCGGCCCTCTGGCTTAACCGTCTGGAGGCCGAGCACGACAACATCAGGCAGGCGCTTCGCTGCTCCATGGAATCGGGGCGGTCCGAGTCAGGGCTCCTGCTGGCGCTGGGCGCATCGACCTTCTGGCGCATCCGCGGCCACTGGAGCGAGAGCAGGCAGTGGATCGAGCAGCTGCTTCACCTCGCGGACCCGCCCGCCGGCGTCAGGGGGCGGGCCCTGGACGTCCTCGGAGGACTGTTGCTGAACACGGGAGACTTCGACGCCGCCTGGGAACGCCTCCACGAAGCAGTTTCGGTTCGGCGGGAGGCGGGGGACCTGCTCGGTGCGGCTTCCAGTCTGAGTCACCTCGGCGACGTCGCTCACACGCAGGGCAGGTTCGCAGACGCCCGTCGCAGCTACGAGGAGAGCCTGGACCTGGTTCGGAGCGCAGGCAATCACGAAGGACTCATTTCCGCGCTCAGCCGGCTCGGGACCATGGCGCTGGCCGAGGAGAACTTCACCCTCGCCCGGAGCCTTTTCACCGAAGCGCTGGAGCTCCAGCGGGAATCCGGCAACCGGCAGCCGATGCTCGCCACGCTTCACAACCTGGCGATGGCCGCCAACGCGCAGGGCGACCTGGCTACCGCGGAGTCACTGTTCCTCGAGTGCCTCGAGGAGGCTCGCCGCCTCGGAAACCGACGCGTCGTCGCCGCTTCCCTCACCGGGCTAGGCGGCATCAGGGAGCTCCAGGAACGGTACGACGAATCAATACAGCTGCACGAACAGGCGCTGGAGATAGAGCGGGAGCTGGGCGATCGCGTCGGCGTGGCGGCTTGCATCTACGCCCTGGGCGAGGTCACGCGTCAGAAGGGCGACCTCCCGGCGGCGCGGGGCCTGCTGGAGGAGAGCCTCCAGCTCTGGCAGGAGTTGGGAGCCAAGCAGGGGATCGTCGCGCAGCTCCAGGCGCTCGGAGAGGTGGAGCGGGCCGACGGAAACCACGTCCGGGCCCAGTCGCTGCTCTCGGACGGACTCGAGATGTCCCGCGAGATCGGCTACAGGTCCGGGATAGCGACGTGTCTTGAAGGGCTGGCCGCCATCGCCGCGAGCACGGACCCGCAGGCCGCGGTCACGATGGCTTCGGAGGCCGCGGCGGTCCGGGAAGCCATCGGGACAAAGCCGCCCAAGGATCACGAACTGCTGGTGTCGCAACTGAAGGAGTCCCTGGGTTCCGCGTTCGAGGCGGCATGGGCGCGGGCGCGCGAAGAGCCCGGGGGCGCCGAGCGGGAGCCGTCCAAGCCCGCCTCGACCCACATCGGCGGCTGA